In Frederiksenia canicola, the sequence GGCTTCTGTGCGGGGGTGGATCGTGCAATTTCAATTGTGGAGCTGGCGTTAGAAATTCACGGGGCACCAATTTATGTGCGACACGAAGTGGTACACAATCGTTTTGTGGTCGATGGTTTGAAAGCTAAAGGGGCCATTTTCGTGGAGGAACTGGATGAAGTGCCAGACGGTGCGATTGTGATCTTCTCTGCTCACGGCGTTTCGCAAGCGGTTCGCCACGAAGCTAAGCGACGTGAATTGAAAGTGTTTGACGCCACTTGCCCATTGGTGACGAAAGTGCATATGCAAGTCGCTCGTGCCAGCAAAAAAGGCACGAAAGCGATTTTAATCGGGCACGAAGGGCATCCTGAAGTGGTCGGCACAATGGGGCAGTATGACAACGAACAAGGCGGCATCTTCTTAGTAGAAGATGTGGAAGATATCGCTAAATTACACCTAAAAGATGATGAAAACCTGACCTTTATGACCCAAACGACACTGTCAATTGATGATACTAGCGATGTGATCGAAGCCCTAAAGCAGAAATATCCTGCTATTCAAGGTCCCCGCAAAAACGACATTTGCTACGCTACCACTAACCGCCAGCAAGCGGTCAGAGAATTGGCAAAATTAGCACAATTAGTGCTCGTGGTTGGCTCGAAAAATTCGTCTAACTCCAACCGTTTGGCAGAGCTCGCTTCTCGAATGGGGACGCCATCTCAGCTGATTGATGGACCACAAGACATCGATCCAAACTGGCTCGATGGCGTGAAAACTATCGGCATCACCGCAGGGGCTTCTGCACCCGAAGTGTTAGTGCAATCGGTGGTTGCTCGTTTAAAAGCACTTGGTGCAACGGAAGTGAGCGAGCTAGAAGGCTGCGAAGAAAACACCGTGTTTGAAGTGCCAAAAGAATTACGGATTACCGAGGTGCAATAATGAACCGTTTTAAAATTGAATGGGAATGCCGTCGTGGTATGCGAGAGCTAGATAAATTGATTATGCCATTCTATCAGCAACATTTTGATGAATTGAGTGAACGCCAGCAGCAGATTTTTGTTGAAATGTTGAGCTATTCCGACCCTGAACTTTTTCGCTGGTTTATGAACCAACTGCCCACCCCAACCGCCGAATTGCAGGCAATGGTGGAGCTGATTAAATCGAAGTTGGCATATTAATGTGATGCCTACAAGCGGTCATTTACAGACAAACTTTTGCAAATCTATCCCTCACCAATGGAGCAACTCATGAAAAAGCTACTTTTACTTTCACTTTTGGTTCCAACACTTGCCATCGCTAACGATGCCTGCGATCACTTCAACACCAGTTACGACCGCACTTATTGTTCAGCAAAGCTGTTTTTAGAATCCGATAATGAGCTAAACGCAGTCTATAAAGAGTTGAAATCGACACTCAAACCTGAAGTGGCAAAAGGCTTGACTCAAACGCAACGAGATTGGATCCGTCATCGTGATATGGCATGTGAAAATAAGGGTGAAATTGATGTGGGTTGCAATTTTAAGATCAACCGTGAGCGGACAGAATACCTGCGAGACCGCCTACGAGAGTGTAAAACGGGCAACTGCCAAACCAATGCGATCACCAAGCACAGTTGGTACACTTACTAGACTGACAAGCGGTCAGTTTCTTTACATTTTTTGCAAACGGGACGTGAAAACGTCCCCTATTTTTTTGGAATAATGATGTCAAAACAATACGAATACTTCGGGGAAGACCCGAATTTTCCGACGAAATTGATCACTTTCACGCTCTTAATCGGGGCGTTTTTTGGCTATTTGAACGAAACGCTGCTAAATGTGGCACTGACCACACTCATGCAAGAGTTTTCAGTAGATAAAACCACCGTACAGTGGATTGCCACTGGCTTTTTATTAGTCATGGGGGCATTCACACCACTGACAGCGAATATCATTCAATGGTTTAGCACGCGCACTATGCTGTTGGTCACGCTACTCACGTTTTTAGCTGGCTCGTTGATTTGTGCTTTTGCCCCGAATTTCCCGATTTTACTGGTAGGGCGGCTAATTCAAGCGGTATCTGCGGCGTTCACTGTCCCAATTTTGTTTAACTGCATTTTATTGATTTATCCACCTAATCGGCGTGGTACTATCATCGGCTTTATTACGATGATGTTTATGGTTGCCCCTGCAATAGGGCCAACCCTATCGGGGATTGTGGTCGATCATCTCGGTTGGCGGTATCTGTTTTTGCTGACCGTGCCGTTTATTTTGCTGTCGATTGTATTGGCAATACTGTTTCTTAACGTCAATTTACAGCCGATCACCAAACCCAAAATTGACGGCTTATCGGTGTTGCTTTCGATTTTTGGTTTAGGCGGTTTGGTCTATTCCACCAGCAATTTTACGATGCTTGGCGTACCACTTTTTAGTGTGATTTTTAC encodes:
- the ispH gene encoding 4-hydroxy-3-methylbut-2-enyl diphosphate reductase; the encoded protein is MNIILANPRGFCAGVDRAISIVELALEIHGAPIYVRHEVVHNRFVVDGLKAKGAIFVEELDEVPDGAIVIFSAHGVSQAVRHEAKRRELKVFDATCPLVTKVHMQVARASKKGTKAILIGHEGHPEVVGTMGQYDNEQGGIFLVEDVEDIAKLHLKDDENLTFMTQTTLSIDDTSDVIEALKQKYPAIQGPRKNDICYATTNRQQAVRELAKLAQLVLVVGSKNSSNSNRLAELASRMGTPSQLIDGPQDIDPNWLDGVKTIGITAGASAPEVLVQSVVARLKALGATEVSELEGCEENTVFEVPKELRITEVQ
- a CDS encoding succinate dehydrogenase assembly factor 2 translates to MNRFKIEWECRRGMRELDKLIMPFYQQHFDELSERQQQIFVEMLSYSDPELFRWFMNQLPTPTAELQAMVELIKSKLAY
- a CDS encoding lysozyme inhibitor LprI family protein — translated: MKKLLLLSLLVPTLAIANDACDHFNTSYDRTYCSAKLFLESDNELNAVYKELKSTLKPEVAKGLTQTQRDWIRHRDMACENKGEIDVGCNFKINRERTEYLRDRLRECKTGNCQTNAITKHSWYTY
- a CDS encoding DHA2 family efflux MFS transporter permease subunit, which gives rise to MMSKQYEYFGEDPNFPTKLITFTLLIGAFFGYLNETLLNVALTTLMQEFSVDKTTVQWIATGFLLVMGAFTPLTANIIQWFSTRTMLLVTLLTFLAGSLICAFAPNFPILLVGRLIQAVSAAFTVPILFNCILLIYPPNRRGTIIGFITMMFMVAPAIGPTLSGIVVDHLGWRYLFLLTVPFILLSIVLAILFLNVNLQPITKPKIDGLSVLLSIFGLGGLVYSTSNFTMLGVPLFSVIFTISVTLLVWFTRRQFKLDVPLIDLNVFHFAQYRYAMLILAVLMFVFIGTELIMPMYLQQVVLLSGTITGLILLPGSVIQAFLSPIMGNQLDKRGAKPIVLPGAILLCTTFALMLCLFDVTSPVWLLTAVFTLLPMSVSMMIVSETHGLNALPKEMYPHGTAIISTINPIAGAVGAAFFVGVTHIGEELYKASELPQQAMLYGVHFAFLIAIGMSVLTLWFANKLQKNR